The following proteins are encoded in a genomic region of Planctomycetota bacterium:
- the murJ gene encoding murein biosynthesis integral membrane protein MurJ, whose translation MARASFVRSAGIVSACTLASRVLGLARDVLCSHFFGASAPWDAFAVAFRIPNLFRRLFGEGALTAAFLPAFVERHDAGRRAEAHALLNALATALGLFLGLLVLGGIGVTFLLPKDPENLLFARLLRIMLPYLPLICLAAVLGAALNGTRHYFTPAFAPVLLNVVWIAALFLFPRNIEAVAWAVLVGGALELAILWPPLRARGMDPRPSLDLRNPALVEVGRRFVPVVFGLALVQINEVVGSILAKEFIPGDGAVSALYYGNQLTQLPLALIGTAVATAVFPLLTSPKEDFRDVFGKSLRLTLFVSLPATVGLMVLARPIVALLFEHGRFTAADTGRTAGVVVLYSAGLWCYCANQIQARAFYGRKDARTPARVSAAMVFLNFALSVALLGPLGERGIALANSATGLATFVTLQTIFRRRHGGIPLRPVARSLAGSAAASAAMGALAWGLARLLEAPPGATIAARAAAALVPVAAGAAAYFLLARLFGMEEIQWLLRKPGAPAER comes from the coding sequence ATGGCCAGAGCCTCCTTCGTCCGGTCGGCCGGGATCGTCAGCGCCTGCACGCTCGCGTCGCGCGTCCTGGGCCTGGCGCGGGACGTCCTCTGCTCGCACTTCTTCGGAGCGTCCGCCCCGTGGGACGCGTTCGCTGTCGCGTTCCGGATCCCGAACCTCTTCCGGCGGCTCTTCGGAGAGGGCGCGCTCACGGCGGCTTTCCTGCCGGCCTTTGTCGAGCGGCATGACGCGGGCCGGCGCGCCGAGGCGCATGCGCTTCTCAACGCGCTGGCGACGGCCCTGGGACTGTTTCTCGGCCTCCTCGTCCTGGGGGGAATCGGGGTCACCTTTCTCCTGCCCAAGGATCCCGAGAACCTTCTTTTCGCGCGGCTGCTCCGGATCATGCTGCCGTATCTCCCCCTTATCTGCCTGGCGGCCGTGCTCGGAGCGGCGCTCAACGGAACCCGGCATTACTTCACCCCCGCTTTTGCGCCGGTGCTGCTCAACGTCGTCTGGATCGCCGCGCTCTTTCTCTTCCCGCGCAACATCGAGGCCGTGGCGTGGGCGGTGCTCGTGGGGGGCGCGCTGGAGCTGGCGATTCTCTGGCCGCCGCTCCGGGCCCGCGGCATGGATCCCCGGCCGTCGCTCGATCTCCGAAATCCCGCCCTCGTCGAGGTGGGCCGGCGGTTCGTCCCCGTGGTCTTCGGCCTGGCGCTCGTCCAGATCAATGAGGTGGTCGGGAGCATCCTGGCCAAGGAGTTCATCCCGGGGGACGGAGCGGTTTCCGCGCTCTACTACGGCAACCAGCTCACCCAGCTCCCGCTCGCCCTCATCGGCACGGCCGTCGCGACCGCGGTTTTTCCGCTGCTCACTTCGCCCAAGGAGGACTTCCGGGACGTGTTCGGAAAGTCGCTGCGTCTGACGCTTTTCGTGTCTCTGCCGGCCACGGTGGGGCTCATGGTCCTGGCGCGCCCGATCGTCGCGCTTCTTTTCGAGCACGGCCGCTTCACGGCGGCGGACACCGGACGCACCGCCGGGGTGGTCGTTCTCTACTCCGCGGGCCTTTGGTGCTACTGCGCCAATCAGATCCAGGCGCGCGCGTTCTACGGGCGCAAAGACGCGCGCACGCCCGCGCGCGTGAGCGCGGCGATGGTCTTCCTCAACTTCGCCCTGTCGGTGGCGCTCCTCGGTCCGCTCGGCGAACGGGGAATCGCGCTGGCGAACTCCGCGACGGGTCTGGCGACGTTCGTGACCCTCCAGACGATCTTCCGGCGGCGCCACGGCGGGATCCCCCTGCGGCCCGTGGCCCGGTCGCTCGCGGGGAGCGCGGCCGCCTCGGCGGCGATGGGCGCCCTCGCCTGGGGCCTGGCGCGGTTGCTCGAAGCTCCGCCGGGCGCTACAATCGCCGCCCGGGCGGCGGCGGCGCTCGTCCCGGTGGCCGCCGGCGCGGCCGCCTACTTCCTCCTGGCCCGCCTTTTCGGAATGGAAGAGATACAATGGCTTCTCCGAAAGCCCGGCGCTCCCGCGGAACGGTGA
- a CDS encoding glycosyltransferase family 2 protein — translation MTAEDRPLSVVIPCYNEQATIREILARVAAVPVVREIVVVDDRSTDGTRDLLREIRASWPADRPPLRVIEQPLNRGKGAALRAGFQHVLGKLTIVQDADLEYDPGEYPRLIRPILEGDADVVYGSRFAQFPRRFPHSWHSFGNRVLTTLSNMATNLNLTDMETCYKVFKTEILRSIPLRSDRFGFEPEITAKIAKLGCRVREIPISYRGRGYGEGKKIGWKDGLQALWIIFKYWLVDDAGPPGRRRGTDPGA, via the coding sequence ATGACCGCGGAGGACCGCCCTCTAAGCGTCGTCATCCCCTGCTACAACGAGCAGGCCACGATCCGGGAAATCCTCGCGCGGGTGGCCGCCGTCCCCGTCGTCCGGGAGATCGTCGTCGTGGACGACCGTTCCACGGACGGAACGCGCGACCTTCTTCGGGAGATCCGGGCCTCCTGGCCGGCGGATCGGCCTCCGCTCCGGGTGATCGAGCAGCCCCTCAACCGCGGCAAGGGAGCCGCGCTCCGCGCGGGGTTCCAGCACGTCCTGGGGAAACTCACCATCGTCCAGGACGCCGATCTCGAATACGATCCGGGGGAATACCCCAGGCTCATCCGGCCGATCCTCGAGGGAGACGCCGACGTCGTCTACGGTTCGCGCTTCGCGCAGTTCCCGCGCCGGTTCCCTCATTCCTGGCACTCCTTCGGAAACCGCGTGCTGACGACGCTGTCCAACATGGCCACGAACCTGAACCTCACGGACATGGAGACCTGTTACAAGGTTTTCAAGACGGAGATTCTCCGATCGATTCCCCTGCGCTCGGATCGGTTCGGGTTCGAGCCCGAAATCACCGCCAAGATCGCCAAACTCGGCTGCCGGGTCCGTGAGATTCCGATCTCCTATCGGGGGCGCGGCTACGGGGAAGGCAAGAAGATCGGCTGGAAGGACGGCCTGCAGGCGCTCTGGATCATCTTCAAGTACTGGCTCGTGGACGATGCAGGGCCGCCCGGCCGGCGGCGTGGGACGGACCCCGGCGCATGA
- a CDS encoding MazG nucleotide pyrophosphohydrolase domain-containing protein, with translation MTIAEFQDLIRRTYHRRDVRRGLDRNYLWFTEEVGELAEAVRKRDRAEIAAEVADVLAWLVTISSIAGVDVEEAALAKYGRGCPRCRSIPCACPP, from the coding sequence GTGACGATCGCCGAGTTCCAGGATCTCATCCGCCGCACGTATCACAGGCGCGACGTCCGGCGGGGGCTCGACCGGAACTACCTCTGGTTCACCGAGGAGGTGGGGGAGCTCGCCGAAGCGGTCCGCAAGCGCGACCGGGCCGAAATCGCCGCCGAAGTCGCCGACGTCCTGGCGTGGCTGGTCACCATCAGCTCCATCGCCGGCGTGGACGTGGAGGAAGCGGCGCTGGCCAAGTACGGCCGCGGATGCCCCCGCTGCCGGTCGATCCCGTGCGCATGTCCGCCCTGA
- the dut gene encoding dUTP diphosphatase yields the protein MAELTVSIRKLPGAEDLPLPSYQSEGAAAMDLHAAVSRDLVVEPGAVARVPCGFAVAVPPGYEAQIRPRSGWAARHAVTVANAPGTIDSDYRGEVQVLLINHGPEPFRVTRGLRIAQMVVVPVPRVVWREVAELPPTGRGAGGFGHTGG from the coding sequence ATGGCGGAACTCACCGTAAGCATTCGAAAGCTGCCGGGGGCGGAGGATCTGCCCCTGCCGTCGTACCAGTCCGAAGGCGCCGCGGCGATGGATCTTCACGCGGCGGTGTCCCGCGATCTCGTCGTCGAGCCCGGCGCGGTCGCGCGCGTCCCCTGCGGTTTCGCCGTGGCGGTTCCGCCCGGCTACGAGGCGCAGATCCGGCCGCGGTCGGGCTGGGCGGCCCGGCACGCGGTGACCGTGGCCAACGCGCCCGGGACGATCGATTCGGACTACCGCGGCGAAGTGCAGGTCCTGCTCATCAATCACGGCCCGGAGCCCTTCCGGGTGACGCGGGGCCTCCGGATCGCGCAGATGGTCGTGGTCCCCGTGCCGCGGGTCGTCTGGCGCGAGGTGGCGGAGCTTCCCCCGACCGGCCGCGGCGCGGGAGGATTCGGCCACACGGGCGGGTAG
- a CDS encoding sigma-70 family RNA polymerase sigma factor, translating into MERQTETGWKPDRTEKRALLGRLADCQDAVYSICYRVLGHPQDAEDAAQEAFVKALRHLEAVRDADRLRGWLYRVAFRAALDARRRRRRAGEREAAAARGVAVAPARAETHWGEALQEGLGELDDLSRVFVVEYYYGGRTLREIAEERGMSEQAVWKRIERAKEQLRNRMGWAVAAGLEQSVKVAAPATLLEKVAREAGRTGMISSAVKMIVVLAVLTGGASVVRWRGTPSVEGRKPEREEPQAVRAGRPETGPEAAPAVQERVASEPRPQAPRKPYPLEIPPADWTEAMKRTWQRLHQERVTLQVESAPVIKTLSGVAERMNIPFRTDPSVADWVFNIHVKDMPAASLFSLFLSPMKKGYDILPDGSLFVGREDQVGEGMRKLRSVQRALDELDKIRRRLSEGWDGRSVWSPLEAKARSTNVTMVLREGGWYELLKALMQQSGFSDRNVLEVDFDAILGTHRPPSGIQAPSSPKVTALASGTLEQHLNSICTQAGLGYFFDEDRVHVTAADRAVRERQVQEARRAQHNARLSSLERALDGRSDLRVRDFVEAIEGALRLTVLPSRAAWECEAPVRGRTFREGLDGLSAAGIRWALREDRIYLVK; encoded by the coding sequence ATGGAAAGACAGACCGAAACGGGTTGGAAGCCCGACCGGACGGAGAAGCGTGCCCTCTTAGGGCGGTTGGCGGACTGCCAGGATGCGGTTTATTCCATTTGCTACCGCGTGCTGGGGCATCCCCAGGATGCGGAGGATGCGGCGCAGGAGGCGTTCGTGAAGGCCCTGCGGCATCTGGAAGCGGTGCGGGACGCGGATCGACTGAGGGGATGGCTGTACCGGGTGGCCTTTCGGGCGGCCCTGGACGCGCGCCGCCGGCGACGGCGTGCGGGAGAGCGGGAGGCCGCGGCGGCCAGGGGCGTTGCCGTTGCGCCGGCACGGGCGGAGACGCACTGGGGAGAAGCCTTGCAGGAAGGGTTGGGAGAGCTGGACGACCTGAGCCGGGTCTTCGTGGTGGAGTACTACTACGGGGGGCGGACGCTCCGAGAGATCGCGGAGGAACGGGGGATGAGCGAGCAGGCGGTGTGGAAACGGATTGAACGGGCCAAAGAGCAGCTGCGGAACAGGATGGGGTGGGCGGTCGCGGCGGGCCTGGAGCAGAGCGTGAAGGTCGCGGCTCCGGCCACGCTTCTGGAGAAGGTGGCGCGCGAAGCCGGGAGGACGGGCATGATATCGAGTGCGGTAAAGATGATCGTCGTTCTGGCGGTTCTGACCGGAGGCGCAAGCGTCGTCCGGTGGAGAGGGACCCCGTCGGTCGAAGGGCGGAAGCCGGAGCGGGAGGAGCCGCAAGCCGTCCGGGCCGGAAGGCCGGAGACAGGTCCGGAGGCCGCGCCGGCGGTGCAGGAACGTGTTGCGTCGGAGCCGAGGCCGCAGGCTCCCCGGAAACCGTATCCGCTGGAGATCCCTCCGGCGGATTGGACGGAGGCGATGAAGCGCACGTGGCAGCGACTCCATCAGGAGCGCGTTACGCTGCAGGTTGAGTCCGCTCCCGTGATCAAGACGCTTTCGGGCGTCGCGGAGCGGATGAACATCCCGTTCCGCACGGATCCATCCGTGGCGGACTGGGTCTTCAATATCCACGTCAAAGACATGCCGGCGGCGAGTCTCTTTTCGTTGTTCCTTTCCCCGATGAAGAAAGGTTACGACATCCTGCCGGACGGGTCTCTTTTCGTCGGCCGGGAGGACCAGGTGGGTGAAGGGATGCGCAAGCTTCGCTCCGTCCAAAGAGCCCTGGACGAACTGGACAAGATTCGGCGGCGGCTGTCGGAAGGATGGGACGGAAGGAGTGTTTGGAGTCCGTTGGAGGCAAAGGCGCGATCGACGAACGTCACGATGGTTCTCCGCGAAGGCGGATGGTACGAGCTTCTGAAGGCCCTGATGCAACAGTCCGGTTTCTCCGACCGGAACGTCCTCGAAGTGGATTTCGACGCCATTCTCGGGACGCACAGGCCGCCCTCCGGGATACAGGCGCCATCGTCGCCGAAAGTGACGGCGCTGGCCTCGGGCACCTTGGAGCAGCATCTGAACTCGATTTGCACCCAGGCCGGTCTCGGATATTTCTTCGACGAAGACCGGGTTCATGTCACGGCCGCCGACCGGGCCGTACGGGAACGTCAGGTGCAGGAGGCGCGCCGCGCGCAACACAACGCCCGTCTCTCCAGTCTCGAACGGGCCTTGGACGGTCGGTCGGACCTCCGGGTTCGGGACTTCGTGGAGGCGATCGAAGGGGCGCTTCGCCTGACCGTCCTTCCCTCTCGGGCGGCGTGGGAGTGCGAGGCACCCGTCCGGGGCAGGACGTTTCGAGAGGGTCTGGACGGACTGTCGGCGGCCGGGATACGGTGGGCTCTCCGCGAGGACCGGATTTATCTCGTGAAATAG